In the genome of Cryptomeria japonica chromosome 8, Sugi_1.0, whole genome shotgun sequence, one region contains:
- the LOC131066504 gene encoding uncharacterized protein LOC131066504 → MAKSSSSVSAFFEGLMQEQEEGPVVMTGDEVCIPKSADLLESLGLPGGLLPLKDIKECGFDKSTGLVWIKQKKKTQHYFKRAGRLVSFDEEVRAYVEDKKLKNVSGVKAKEYSVWAPVGDITVEGPFDETIRFKSYGGISRTFPAKAFSRKE, encoded by the coding sequence ATGGCAAAGTCCTCTTCTTCTGTTTCGGCATTTTTTGAAGGGCTGATGCAAGAACAAGAAGAAGGGCCTGTGGTGATGACAGGGGACGAAGTGTGCATACCCAAATCAGCAGACCTATTAGAGTCCCTTGGATTGCCAGGTGGGTTGCTGCCCCTCAAGGACATTAAGGAATGTGGGTTTGATAAGAGTACAGGGCTGGTGTGGATCAAACAAAAGAAGAAAACCCAACACTATTTCAAACGAGCCGGCAGGCTGGTGAGCTTTGATGAAGAAGTGAGGGCATATGTGGAAGACAAGAAGCTTAAGAATGTGTCAGGTGTCAAGGCCAAAGAGTACTCGGTATGGGCTCCTGTTGGGGATATCACAGTTGAGGGCCCATTTGATGAAACCATCCGCTTCAAGAGTTATGGAGGCATCTCCAGGACCTTCCCTGCCAAAGCCTTCTCAAGGAAAGAATAA